CCTCACTTATAAGAATGCCATGCTTTAAAGTAACAAGCCGGTAACAATAACAAGTAAAGGAATTAATATAGAAGCAGTTTTCTAAAAGAATAAATCCTTTATATCGTTGATTGAAGGATAAGTATTTTCTAGTGGTTGCTTTTTATAGTAATATAAAAATTTTTTATTTTTTGAGATAAAGGAGTAATACAACTATATCTAAAAAAGAAAATATTACGGTTAATAAGGATGCTACCGGAAATAGCATTAATAATAACTCTTGAAGTTTAATCATTTCTTTAATTGATGGATTCCCACAAACTAAACCTGCAAAGCCGACAAAGAAAAAGATGTGCTATTATCAGGCCATATCACGCGTTAGACAGATTATTATTTACATGCTCAATTTAACCTCCCGAAACTTTGTAAATATCTTTTAGTTATTATCCATCAGAAATCATTTTTTATATTATACTTCAAATCATAAATCCTTTTATCCATTTGAATTTAGTGCTGCATTAAGTAATTTAAAGCCCAGCTCTTTTAGGTTCTTTATCAAAATATTGTTTTACAGTATCTGATGCGGTTCCTACTGTTGCAACTGCATCTATCAGTTCTTCTTTTGTTACATGCAAA
The Ferruginibacter albus DNA segment above includes these coding regions:
- a CDS encoding DUF3606 domain-containing protein, which gives rise to MSYDNKKKIPLDEKRINIMEKLEIEYWCEILHVTKEELIDAVATVGTASDTVKQYFDKEPKRAGL